The following DNA comes from Antricoccus suffuscus.
GGCATGGCGACTCCGGCCCGATGCCCGTCTCGCGTACGACGCGGCTTGAGCCACCGGCGCAGGCAATGCGGACCGCACTGAGCGGCTTCGGCGCGGAATGGGTCCCGGACATGAACGCGCCTACGGCCGTGGGAGTGGGGCCCTATCCCAAGAACATCCGCGACGGGAAGGTTGTCTCGACGGCGACGTCGCACCTGGCCCCAGCGCGCTTCCGCGCGGGTCTGGAGGTGCGCACTGAGACCCCCGTCGAGCGGCTCACGGTACGAAACGGCAGGGTGACTGGCGTCAAAGGGAACGGCTACGAGCTCACCGCCGACCAGGTGGTGCTGTGCGCGGGAGCGATCGGCACGCCTGCGATCCTGCTGAGATCAGGCGTCGGTGCGCGCGACGTACTCGCGGACGCCGGCGTCGACCTTGCGGTTGAGGTCCCCGGTGTGGGCCAAGGGATCTGTGACCAACCCGGTGCGGTGCTCCCGGCAATGCCCACGCCAGGGGTGATCGACGAACACGCCGAACGCAGCCAGCTCGTCGCCCGACTACCGCTCGGACCGCAGCAGGATGCCTCCTTGTATATGTGCCTTTTCGTCGGCCCGCCGCCGACTGGTGGCCCGCCGATGCTGGCGCTAATGGTCGGTGACCTGGCGCCGCTGTCGCGGGGCTCGGTGAGGGTCGATCGGCGCGGGCACCCTCGGGTTGACTTGGCGCTGCTCACTGAATTAGGTGACCGGGCCCGGATCCGTACGGCGTACCGACGCGCCTGGGAAGTGCTGCATCATGAGGCATTCTCGACAATGATCGACGAGGTCATGATGGCCGACCAGGCCACGATTGACAACGACTCGGCCCTTGACCGGTTGCTTGGGGCGCAGGTATTCAGCAGGCTAGCGACTCTCGGTGGGGCGCGCATGGGTGTTGATCCCAATCTCGGCGCCGTCGTTGATGACCGGCTGCACGTATACGGCGTATCCGGACTCTACGTCGCCGATCTGTCGATAGTCCCAGTCCCGCTACGTGCTCCGAGTGCAGCCGAAGCGATGATGATCGGGGAGCGTGCGGCGGAGATTCTCCGGTAGATCCCATTTCTACAAGACTTCCCGGGAGCGGCGCCTGCAGAATCTTAGCTAGCAAGGCTGATCTAACAAGAGGAGCGCATGAGATGACGACCAACAGCAAGGCGGCGAATGTGTGGCCGAGTTTCCGATACAAGGATGCGAAGGCCGCGATCGAGTTTCTGCAAGAGGCGTTCGGCTTCGAAGTCGTCGCCGAATATACAAGCGATGAGGACCCCGACCACGTCGACCACGCGGAGCTGCGCTGGCCCGAAGGTGGCGGAATCATGCTCGGCTCGGTGCGTGACGACGGCGGCGTCATGACCAACACCGGGATCGCCGCAGGCTCGGTGTACGTCGCGACCGACAACGTCGATGACCTCTACCGCCGCGCGATCAAGGCCGGAGCGACCGAGGTGATGGGCCTGACGGAGCAGGACTACGGCTCGCGGGACTTCAGCGTCCAGGACCCCGAGGGAGTGTTGTGGAGCTTCGGCACCTATCGGGGAGCCTCAACCTGAGAGTTTCCTATGTATCTGGGCGCCGCGCGCAGAGCGCCGGTACCGTTGTCGCATGGACGAATTCAGGGCGCAGCGCGTCAGTGACGAACTTCGTGAGCGTGGGATCGATGCGCACGTCGCGAGGGTTGGAGTCGGCCAGTTCGGCGTACGGGTCTCGCTGTCCGAAGGCCGCGAGGCGATGTGGGATACCGATGACACGCCTGGTCTTGAGGCCCAGGTGATGCGCGACGGCGTACTCGTCGGCTTTGTGCCGGTGATCGAGGGGTCGGCCAGTTTCGACGAAACACAGGTCATCGACGCGATAGCGCGGACCGACTACGAGCAGCCGATCGCGCGCCAGCGCACGGTCGCACCGCCACCGCAAGCGCCGCTGCCGCCCGAGGGCGGACTATTTCGCCGTTTCCTCGACGGGTTCCGTCAGAAATAACCCGCTCCTTCGTGACGTCCGGCAAAGTGGTCGCTCCGGCGACCACCTTGCCGGACGCTACGGCGTTGACGGCTACTTTTCGTCCCGCGGATCGTCCTCGGCCTTGCGCAGTGCCTCGGCGAGCTCGTCGCGCAGCAGCCGGCTCTCGTCGACCTGACCGGAGCGGTACGCCGCCCGGCCCACCATGTGCGCGGCTACCGGCGCGGTGAGCAGTTGCATTACGAAGACCAGCGACAGGATCCCCCACGCGGACCAGGAGCGCAGCACGAGACCGACGCCGAGCACGATCAGGAGCAGCCCGAGTGTCTGCGGTTTCGTCGCCGAATGCATGCGCGACAGTACGTCGGGGAACCGCACCAGCCCGACGGCGGCGGCCAGGCAGAGCGATGCGCCGGCTAGCAGCAGGATCGCCGCGATGACGTTGGCGACCGACTCCCAGTTCATCGGTCCTCCCGGTCGGACTCGCGCGGCCCGAGGAACCGCGCGATCGACACCGAGCTGGCGAACCCGACGACACAGAGTACGACGAGTATCGGCAACGTGGTCGGGTGTCGGTTGAATGCGGCTTCGAGTCCCAAACCGGCGATCACGATGGCCACCAGCACATCGGCGGCAACCGCCCGGTCGAGGCTTCGCGGCCCGCGGGTGAGCCTGAACAGGGTCAGAATCGCGGCCACCACGAGCATGCTGATGGTGATGATGAGGATGATCTTCATGCGCGGCTCGATCCCGTGGCGGCGACTGACTCTGCGTACGCCGCGAGCTCTTGCTTTGAGGCGAGGGCGTGCATGACCCGGCGCTCGACGGCGAAGACGCTCGCGCGGGCCCGCTCGAGGTCGGCATCGGACTTGACGTTGAGGACGTGGATGTAGAGCACCGACGACGTACGCCGGGCCTCGACAACTACCGAGCCCGGCACGAGGCAGACGAGCTCGGCGATCAGTGTCAGATAGAAGTCTGATTGACAGTGCAGTTGGGTCTCGATGATCGCATTCATCGGCGGTGGTCCGATCCGGAATGCCGTCATCGATACTTGCACCGACGAGATGACCAGGTCGGCGACGAAGTACGCGGCCAACTTGAGAACGCCCCACGGGTGCGGGCGTCCCGCGAACTCGATGGACGGCAGCGGAAACACCACCGTGACGACGATCGCGATGAGGACGCCGTTGATCAGGTTGGCCCACGAAAGGTCCCCCCACATCAACATCCACACGACGACGATCGCGATGATCGCGCGCGGCTGAAACCCGCCGCGACGAAGATGCCTGCGTGTCCTGCTTTCGGTCTGAGTCACCGTGCACCAACCGGGAGCACGGCGTTGACGTAGATGCTTGAGTGCGACATGTCTTCGGCCGAGCGTTCGGCGTACTTGTACATCGGCCCGGCGACCACGCTGATCATCAGGCTCATAACCGTCACCGCGGCGGCCGCCGCGAACATCGGCTTGGGCAAGGCGATCCGGGACTGCTGGCCGTCGACGGCGTCGGCAGCACGCACCAGGTCGCTCATCTCCAGGTCGTATTCGTCGCGTGCCGCGATATGCCGCAGGTCGACGTCGCTGGCGTTGGCGACGGCGCTGACCAGTGCCTCGTGCGGCGTACGCCAGAACGCCTGGCTCCAGGCTTTTGCCAGCGCGTAGAGCGTCAGCAGGCTGGTGACGATTCCGCCGACGACCAGGGTGATTGCCATCGGCGTACCGACGTCGATACCTGCCTGCATGAGACCGATCTTGCCAAGGAACCCAGACAGGGGCGGAATCCCGGCGAGGTTCATGAAACAGATGAAGAAGAGCACCGCTAGCTTCGGCGACACCGCGCCGAGGCCGCCCAGTTTGCTTAGCGACGTCGATCCGGCGAATCGTTCGATGAGCCCCGCGATGAGGAAAAGCGCGGTCTGGATGGTGATGTGGTGCGCGACGTAGAAGATCGCGCCGGCAAAACCGGCCGGTGTGGCAAGCCCGATCCCGAAGATCATGTAGCCGATGTGACTGACCAGGGTGAAGGACAGCATGCGCTTGATATCGGACTGCGCGACGGCGCCGAGAATCCCGACAATCATCGTCAGCAGGGCCGCCCACAGTAGTAGCCCGTGCAGCGGTGAGTCCGGGAAGAGCAGCGTCTGCACCCGAATGATCGCGTAGATGCCGACCTTTGTCAGCAGTCCCGCGAACACGGCGGTGACGGGTGCGGGTGCGGTCGGATAGCTGTCGGGTAGCCAGGCCGATAGCGGAAATACGGCCGCCTTGATCGCAAACACGGTGAGCAGCAGCAACTGCAGCATCAGGCTGACGCCGGGGCCGATGTCGCCGAGCCGCTGCGATAGCTGCGCGAGGTTGACCGTCCCGGTCGCGCCATAGATCGCGGCAAGGGCGATCAGGAACAGGATCGACGACAGCAGACTGACCACGATGTACGTCGTACCGGCACGGATCCGGGTGCCCGTCCCGCCGAGCGTGATAAGCACGTACGAAGCGAACAGCAGGACTTCGAAGCCGACGAACAGGTTAAACAGATCTCCGGCGAGGAAGGCGTTACCGATGCCCGCTGTGAGCACGAGATACGTCGGGTAGTAGATCGACAGGGGAGTGTCGCGCCCACTGTCGGAGATGCCCTGGCCGATGGAGAAGATCAGCACCAGCAGCGTCACAAGGGACGAAACGAGCAGCATCAGCGCCGCGAGTCGGTCGCAGACCAGTGCGATGCCCAGCGGCTCGGCCCATCCGCCGATCCACAGCACTTGCACGCCGTGCTGGTCGGTCTGGTAGACCAGCACCGCGGAGACCGCTACGACGCCGGACAGGACGGTGATGCTGACGAACCGTTGCAGTCTGGGCGATCGCCGAAGTGCCAGGGTCAGCGCGGCCCCGAGCAGGGGGAGCAGGACGGGAAGCGGGAGCAGGTTGGTCATGTGTCGCCGCCCGGTGGTTCCGCCGGATCGCTCTGGTCGGCTATCTCTTCGCGTACGGGCGTTCCGTCGGGATGGGCGTCGGGGTCGGTGATGTGGTCTCCGACCTCGTCGTCTTCGGTCGCGTTCTCGTCGGACTGGGTCGTCGACTCCACGTCGGGGTCGTAGGTCTCGGAGGTGCTGTCACGTTCGGCGAGCCGGTGGATCTTTGCGTCCTCGACGTCGTCCTGGACGTCGTCGGCCCCGGTCAACTGCCATTGACGATAGGCGAGCGCCAGCACAAACCCGACGGTCGCCAGTGTGATCACGATGGCAGTGAGGACCATGGCCTGGGGGAGCGGATCGCTCATATTGCTGGGATCGTTTACGCCGATGATCGGCGCCCCGCGGGCCTTGCCGCTCACGACCAGGAACAGCACGCTGACGCCGTTGCTGGCCAGGACGGCGCCGAGCAGCACGCGAGTGAGGCTACGTTCGAGTATGAGGTAGATGCCGGCCGCGACCAGTACGCCGCAGACGATGATCAGTACGAGATTGGGCCGGGCTGTGTCATTGGCGGTGTCAGCGACTGCGAGGAGCGTCATCGGGTGGCCACCTCTTGGTCCCGGCGTTCCTGCTCGACGTGCCGGTCGATGCCAGCGCCGAGACTGCGCGCGATGTCGAGGGCTAGTCCGATGACGATGAGATAGACGCCGATGTCGAAGAACAGTGAGGTGACGATGTGTACGTCGCCGTAAATCGGAAGCGTGAAGTCCAGTGACGTACTCTGCAGTACCGTTCCGCCGAACAGCAGCGGTGCCAGGGACGACACCACGCTGATCAACAGGCCGATCCCAAGAAGCAGGCCGGCGTCGATCGGTACGGCTTCGTCCAGCTCGGACCTGCCGCCGGCCAGATAGCGGACCAGTAACGCCAGCCCGGCCACGAGCCCGCCGGCGAAGCCACCGCCCGGGGCGTTGTGGCCGGAGAAGACGAGAAACAGCGAAAACGCGATCATGATGTGGAAGACCAGGCGGGTGACCACTTCGAAGATGACCGAACGGCGCTCGGGGCGTAGCCGGCCGACTCCGCGAAGCCATGTGGGGCCTGTTCCCGCAGGCGCGGGTGCGGATGGGGTGAGCGTGCGTGGATGAAGCGCGGTGTTGCGCGTCTGGATGAAAATCAGGCTAGCTATTCCGGTGGCCGCGACCACGAGGACGGAGATCTCACCGAGCGTGTCCCACGCCCTGATGTCGACCAGGGTTACGTTGACGATGTTCTTGCCGTGCCCGTAGCTCAGTGCCTCTTGCGGGAACCGGACCGACACCGGTGTCGCGACGCGCGCGTCGGCGGCGATGACGCCGACGACCGAAACCAACGCGCCGAAGACCACGCCGATTGCGATCCGCCAGTAGCGGTCGGCGCGCATCGGCCGACTGGCGAAGTATTCCGGTAGCCGCCGCAGCACCAGCACGAACACGACCAACGACACGGTCTCGACGAGCAGTTGGGTCAGCGCGAGGTCGGGTGCGCCATGCAGCAGGAACAGTACGGCGACGCCGTAGCCGCTGGCGCCCACCAGGACGACCGCCTTGAGCCGGCCGCGTGCCCGCGCGGCGAGAACGGCGCCGAGGACGATCACAATTCCGACGCCCGCTTGAGCCGGCGAGTCCCAGGCGCGCAAGGTCGGTGACGCTCCGGACCGGATTGCTGCCGAGCCGACCAGGACGATCGCGACGACGAGAATCGTGCCGAGATACAGCGGCAGCGAACCGCGCTGCGTGATCGCGGTTACCTCGACGGCCGACCGGTCAAGGCCACGCATGACCGCGTTGTAGGCGCGTTCGCCGTCGATCTTGGCGGGCACCTTCTTCTGCGTCGATTCCACTTGCGCGCGCCACCAGAACATCGCCAGACCGAGGACGATGGCGACGATCGTCATCGCGAAGGCGGGGGTGAAACCATGCCAGAGTCCGATTGCATCCACGTGCGCGCCCGAGGCGAACGAGTCGACGTACGGCGCGAACAGGTCGGTCTCGATCCCACCGAAGAAGCCGACGATCAGGCTCAGTACGCCGACAATGACTGGTACGACGGCAAACCCGGCCGTGACCTGTTTGGGATTAGTGAGCGGTATGTCGCGTTTGGTCGCGAACGCCCCCCAGAGGAAGCGGGCCGTGTAGGCCACCGTCAGCGCCGAACCGAGGACAAGCCCGATCGCCAGCGCCGCGACGTACCCGGCGCCGAGACCGGGATAGCCATGCGTCACGGCCTCGAAAGCGGACTCTTTAGCGGCGTACCCGGCGAACGGTGGGGCCGCGGCCATCGACAGGCCGGCGAGTACGGCGGCACCGAACACGACCGGCATCTTGCGCCATAGGCCTGACAGTTCGCGAAGGTTGCGGGTGCCAGCGCTGTGATCGACGATGCCGACGGTCATGAACAGTGTCGACTTGAACAACGCGTGGGCGACGACCATCGCGATGCCTCCGAGCGCGGCGGCGCGGGTGCCCATGCCCACCAGTGCGACGAGGAAGCCCAGCTGGCTCACCGTCCCGTAGGCGAGTAGCAGTTTGATGTCCTCTTGGCGCAGGGCTCGCCAGCCGCCGACGATCATGGTTATGACGCCCAGGCCCAGCGTGATCGGCCGCCAGCCGGGGATTTCGGCGTACATCGGTGCGAAGACAGCGACTAAGTAGACGCCGGCCTTGACCATCGCCGCAGCGTGCAGGTAGGCGCTCACCGGAGTCGGCGCGGCCATCGCGCCTGGAAGCCAGAAGTGGAACGGAATGAGCGCCGACTTCGACAGCGCTCCGACGAGCAGCAGAATGATCGCGGTGATGACCATGCCGTCGGCCGGCGGTGGTGTGGCCAGCAGTTCGGAAATTCGATAGCTGCTGCGCTGCCCGAGAATCACGATGCCGATGAGCATGGCCAGCCCGCCGAGCGTCGTCACGATCAGCGCTTGCATCGCGGCACGGCGGTTGGCGCTGCGAACGGGATTGTTGCCGATGAGCAGGTAGGAGAAGACCGTGGTCAGTTCCCAGAAAACGTAGAGCAGCAGCAGGTTGTCGCTAAGAACTAAGCCCAGCATGGCGCCGGCAAACGCGGTGAGCACCGACGAGAAGCGCCACAAGGACGGGTCGTCGGATTTGAAGTACGCCGCACAGTAGATGAGCACGAGCGCGCCGATACCGGTGACCAGTAGCCCAATCGTCCACGACAGCGTGCTCAGTCGCAGCGCAATGTCGAGGTGGAGCGATGGCACCCAGCCGAGGTCCTCGGTGACTACGCCGCCGTCAGATATCTCGGAGGTCTTGGTCAGTAGCCAGCAGAATGCAATGGCTGGTGCGAGCGCGAGGACAAGAAACGCCTTGCGGTGCAGGGTCCGCACGAGTATCGGAGCGACCGCCGCAATGCCGAAGTGGAGGCAGAGCAGAAGTATCACTAGTCAAGCTCCGCGGAGTCGTTGGTCGGCTCCGAACAGTCTACTTACTCAGCGACGGTCGACGACGTAATGGGACGATCGGGCTTGGTAGTCCGGTCCCGATCCTCCCATTAAATTGTCTTCGCCCTAACTGTCCTAAGCCCGCAGTTATCCACAGATATCCAGCGGCTATTGAACTAGGCCGCGGCAATGAGCAATCTCGATTCATGTACGCACGTACCGCGGTTGGTCTCGAATTACGTGAGCTCTCACGTACCCAGTCGGGAATCATCTCCAGGCAGCAAGCGCTCGACGGCGGCTTGTC
Coding sequences within:
- a CDS encoding Na(+)/H(+) antiporter subunit C, producing MTLLAVADTANDTARPNLVLIIVCGVLVAAGIYLILERSLTRVLLGAVLASNGVSVLFLVVSGKARGAPIIGVNDPSNMSDPLPQAMVLTAIVITLATVGFVLALAYRQWQLTGADDVQDDVEDAKIHRLAERDSTSETYDPDVESTTQSDENATEDDEVGDHITDPDAHPDGTPVREEIADQSDPAEPPGGDT
- the mnhG gene encoding monovalent cation/H(+) antiporter subunit G — encoded protein: MNWESVANVIAAILLLAGASLCLAAAVGLVRFPDVLSRMHSATKPQTLGLLLIVLGVGLVLRSWSAWGILSLVFVMQLLTAPVAAHMVGRAAYRSGQVDESRLLRDELAEALRKAEDDPRDEK
- a CDS encoding Na+/H+ antiporter subunit D, translating into MTNLLPLPVLLPLLGAALTLALRRSPRLQRFVSITVLSGVVAVSAVLVYQTDQHGVQVLWIGGWAEPLGIALVCDRLAALMLLVSSLVTLLVLIFSIGQGISDSGRDTPLSIYYPTYLVLTAGIGNAFLAGDLFNLFVGFEVLLFASYVLITLGGTGTRIRAGTTYIVVSLLSSILFLIALAAIYGATGTVNLAQLSQRLGDIGPGVSLMLQLLLLTVFAIKAAVFPLSAWLPDSYPTAPAPVTAVFAGLLTKVGIYAIIRVQTLLFPDSPLHGLLLWAALLTMIVGILGAVAQSDIKRMLSFTLVSHIGYMIFGIGLATPAGFAGAIFYVAHHITIQTALFLIAGLIERFAGSTSLSKLGGLGAVSPKLAVLFFICFMNLAGIPPLSGFLGKIGLMQAGIDVGTPMAITLVVGGIVTSLLTLYALAKAWSQAFWRTPHEALVSAVANASDVDLRHIAARDEYDLEMSDLVRAADAVDGQQSRIALPKPMFAAAAAVTVMSLMISVVAGPMYKYAERSAEDMSHSSIYVNAVLPVGAR
- a CDS encoding Na+/H+ antiporter subunit A, which translates into the protein MILLLCLHFGIAAVAPILVRTLHRKAFLVLALAPAIAFCWLLTKTSEISDGGVVTEDLGWVPSLHLDIALRLSTLSWTIGLLVTGIGALVLIYCAAYFKSDDPSLWRFSSVLTAFAGAMLGLVLSDNLLLLYVFWELTTVFSYLLIGNNPVRSANRRAAMQALIVTTLGGLAMLIGIVILGQRSSYRISELLATPPPADGMVITAIILLLVGALSKSALIPFHFWLPGAMAAPTPVSAYLHAAAMVKAGVYLVAVFAPMYAEIPGWRPITLGLGVITMIVGGWRALRQEDIKLLLAYGTVSQLGFLVALVGMGTRAAALGGIAMVVAHALFKSTLFMTVGIVDHSAGTRNLRELSGLWRKMPVVFGAAVLAGLSMAAAPPFAGYAAKESAFEAVTHGYPGLGAGYVAALAIGLVLGSALTVAYTARFLWGAFATKRDIPLTNPKQVTAGFAVVPVIVGVLSLIVGFFGGIETDLFAPYVDSFASGAHVDAIGLWHGFTPAFAMTIVAIVLGLAMFWWRAQVESTQKKVPAKIDGERAYNAVMRGLDRSAVEVTAITQRGSLPLYLGTILVVAIVLVGSAAIRSGASPTLRAWDSPAQAGVGIVIVLGAVLAARARGRLKAVVLVGASGYGVAVLFLLHGAPDLALTQLLVETVSLVVFVLVLRRLPEYFASRPMRADRYWRIAIGVVFGALVSVVGVIAADARVATPVSVRFPQEALSYGHGKNIVNVTLVDIRAWDTLGEISVLVVAATGIASLIFIQTRNTALHPRTLTPSAPAPAGTGPTWLRGVGRLRPERRSVIFEVVTRLVFHIMIAFSLFLVFSGHNAPGGGFAGGLVAGLALLVRYLAGGRSELDEAVPIDAGLLLGIGLLISVVSSLAPLLFGGTVLQSTSLDFTLPIYGDVHIVTSLFFDIGVYLIVIGLALDIARSLGAGIDRHVEQERRDQEVATR
- a CDS encoding Na+/H+ antiporter subunit E, translated to MTQTESRTRRHLRRGGFQPRAIIAIVVVWMLMWGDLSWANLINGVLIAIVVTVVFPLPSIEFAGRPHPWGVLKLAAYFVADLVISSVQVSMTAFRIGPPPMNAIIETQLHCQSDFYLTLIAELVCLVPGSVVVEARRTSSVLYIHVLNVKSDADLERARASVFAVERRVMHALASKQELAAYAESVAATGSSRA
- a CDS encoding GMC family oxidoreductase; translated protein: MSDRLDTIIVGGGTAGCVLAARLAENRTVLLLEAGPDQQGGRSIGGDLADDRSQGLEEIAVSGSSVPYLRGKILGGCSAVNDGGLWRAPSADFAAWSGQGLPSWSWERVLAAYQALECDRDFGDEDWHGDSGPMPVSRTTRLEPPAQAMRTALSGFGAEWVPDMNAPTAVGVGPYPKNIRDGKVVSTATSHLAPARFRAGLEVRTETPVERLTVRNGRVTGVKGNGYELTADQVVLCAGAIGTPAILLRSGVGARDVLADAGVDLAVEVPGVGQGICDQPGAVLPAMPTPGVIDEHAERSQLVARLPLGPQQDASLYMCLFVGPPPTGGPPMLALMVGDLAPLSRGSVRVDRRGHPRVDLALLTELGDRARIRTAYRRAWEVLHHEAFSTMIDEVMMADQATIDNDSALDRLLGAQVFSRLATLGGARMGVDPNLGAVVDDRLHVYGVSGLYVADLSIVPVPLRAPSAAEAMMIGERAAEILR
- a CDS encoding monovalent cation/H+ antiporter complex subunit F encodes the protein MKIILIITISMLVVAAILTLFRLTRGPRSLDRAVAADVLVAIVIAGLGLEAAFNRHPTTLPILVVLCVVGFASSVSIARFLGPRESDREDR
- a CDS encoding VOC family protein; the encoded protein is MTTNSKAANVWPSFRYKDAKAAIEFLQEAFGFEVVAEYTSDEDPDHVDHAELRWPEGGGIMLGSVRDDGGVMTNTGIAAGSVYVATDNVDDLYRRAIKAGATEVMGLTEQDYGSRDFSVQDPEGVLWSFGTYRGAST